In Candidatus Methylomirabilota bacterium, a single window of DNA contains:
- a CDS encoding polymer-forming cytoskeletal protein, which produces RREEKNSNFLGSGLRFVGSVRGTGDLVCHGEVEGDIELDGIVQIGPQAKVHGGVKAGEADIAGCVEGDVVIQGRVTLRASCNLKGDVTTGQLVVEPGAVLHGQLHITAEQSEPALEPQKHPSSTLLPE; this is translated from the coding sequence CCGGCGTGAGGAGAAGAACTCCAACTTTCTGGGCAGTGGCCTCCGCTTCGTGGGCAGTGTTCGCGGGACCGGCGACCTCGTCTGTCACGGAGAAGTCGAGGGCGATATCGAGCTGGACGGGATCGTCCAGATTGGTCCACAGGCTAAAGTGCATGGTGGGGTCAAGGCTGGGGAAGCGGACATCGCCGGATGCGTCGAAGGAGATGTCGTGATCCAAGGTCGCGTGACGCTCCGTGCCTCGTGTAACTTGAAGGGAGATGTGACGACGGGACAACTGGTGGTCGAGCCCGGCGCCGTCCTCCATGGACAACTGCACATAACGGCTGAACAGAGCGAACCGGCTCTCGAGCCTCAGAAACACCCATCATCGACTCTACTCCCTGAGTAG
- the argS gene encoding arginine--tRNA ligase: MTQLAKLKREVTEDLRKSLREATEAGEVGPVEGLEVIWEYPVESTFGDLATPVAFSLARSLRRKPRDIAEILRRGLDPDPHIVERTEVAGAGYLNFFLTKGFWQRVGPEVLEAGSQYGQSQVGAGKKVQVEFVSANPTGPLHVGHGRGAAVGDSLANLLTAAGFAVEREFYINDAGTQVEMLARSVLARYRQSYGLDVCFPEEGYHGEYVRDLAAKVREEYGEKFLDLPDQESLPVIGECATRLMLEELQGDLDRFGVSFDSWFSEKGLPSRWDPKDRAGLLQAIRDLYGQHVYERDGAIWLATTAFGDDKDRVLIRANGEPTYFLSDCFYHRDKFERGFDRLVDVWGADHHGYIPRVKAALQSLGYPAEDFHVVLVQMVSVLRGGVPVPMSKRSGEFVTLAEVIQEVGKDAARFLFLTRRSDSPLDFDLEVAKAQTLENPVYYVQYAYARLSSVLREAEKAGLPGPYHDAPVDVLDLPEELTLLKQLALYPEVVEEAAVAYEPHRIPAYLQNLAGELHSYYNKVRIINPDQSLSRARLALVSAIRTVLASGLGLLGVAAPDRM; this comes from the coding sequence ATGACGCAACTGGCCAAACTCAAGAGGGAGGTCACCGAGGATCTGCGGAAGTCCCTGCGAGAGGCAACGGAGGCAGGCGAGGTGGGGCCGGTCGAGGGACTCGAGGTGATCTGGGAATATCCGGTCGAGTCCACCTTTGGAGATCTGGCAACGCCGGTTGCCTTTTCCCTGGCCCGCTCGCTCCGCCGCAAGCCCCGGGATATAGCGGAAATTCTCCGGCGCGGCCTCGATCCCGATCCCCACATCGTAGAACGAACCGAGGTCGCAGGTGCGGGCTACCTCAACTTTTTCCTCACGAAAGGTTTTTGGCAGCGCGTCGGTCCCGAAGTCCTCGAGGCGGGCTCGCAGTATGGTCAGAGCCAGGTCGGCGCAGGCAAAAAAGTGCAGGTCGAGTTTGTGAGTGCCAATCCCACCGGGCCCCTCCACGTTGGCCACGGCCGCGGGGCAGCGGTAGGAGACAGCCTGGCCAATCTGTTGACCGCCGCCGGCTTCGCTGTGGAACGGGAGTTTTACATCAATGATGCCGGGACGCAGGTTGAGATGCTGGCCCGCTCGGTCCTCGCGCGCTACCGGCAAAGCTATGGCTTGGACGTGTGCTTTCCCGAAGAGGGATACCACGGCGAGTATGTGAGGGACCTGGCGGCGAAGGTCCGGGAAGAGTATGGAGAAAAGTTTCTGGATCTCCCGGATCAGGAATCACTTCCGGTTATTGGCGAGTGTGCGACCCGCCTCATGCTCGAGGAGCTGCAAGGAGATCTGGACCGGTTCGGGGTCTCTTTCGACTCGTGGTTCAGTGAGAAAGGGTTGCCCAGCAGGTGGGATCCGAAGGACCGGGCTGGGCTACTGCAAGCGATCCGGGATCTCTATGGCCAGCACGTCTATGAGCGGGATGGGGCGATCTGGCTGGCCACAACCGCCTTCGGGGATGACAAGGACCGGGTTCTCATCCGGGCGAATGGCGAGCCCACGTACTTCCTTTCCGATTGCTTTTACCATCGGGATAAGTTCGAGCGGGGGTTTGATCGCTTGGTTGATGTCTGGGGGGCTGACCACCACGGCTACATCCCAAGGGTCAAGGCCGCGTTACAATCGTTGGGGTATCCGGCCGAGGACTTTCATGTGGTGTTGGTCCAGATGGTTTCGGTCCTTCGGGGCGGGGTACCGGTTCCAATGTCAAAGCGCAGTGGGGAGTTCGTAACATTGGCCGAGGTCATTCAAGAGGTCGGGAAGGATGCGGCCCGTTTCCTCTTCCTTACGCGCCGCTCGGACAGCCCGCTCGACTTTGATCTGGAGGTCGCCAAGGCCCAAACACTCGAGAACCCGGTGTACTATGTCCAGTATGCCTACGCCCGTCTGTCCAGCGTCCTTCGGGAAGCGGAAAAGGCCGGCCTCCCAGGTCCCTACCATGATGCGCCCGTTGACGTGCTGGATCTGCCCGAGGAGTTGACGCTTTTGAAGCAGCTCGCACTCTATCCCGAAGTGGTGGAGGAGGCGGCTGTTGCGTACGAGCCGCATCGGATTCCCGCCTACCTGCAAAATTTGGCAGGGGAGTTGCATAGTTATTACAATAAGGTTAGGATCATTAATCCGGATCAATCCCTAAGCCGGGCGCGCCTCGCGCTCGTTTCGGCAATTCGGACGGTGCTCGCTAGCGGCTTGGGGCTCCTGGGAGTGGCGGCACCCGATCGCATGTGA